The following are encoded in a window of uncultured Sphaerochaeta sp. genomic DNA:
- a CDS encoding FAD-dependent oxidoreductase, producing MENKDVIIIGGGPAGLAAAVQLYELGITNILILEREKHLGGILRQCIHDGFGLQRFGESLSGPEYAQRFIDEVRELSIPYMTEVTVTEVTAGRVVTAVSRSGVLEFQAKAVALTMGCRERTRGAISIPGTRPAGVYTAGVVQSYMNLANIMPGKEVVILGSGDIGLIMARRLTLEGAHVKAVLEVQPYASGLPRNIEQCLNDYGIPLLLSHTVVDIKGHARLEGVTVAQVDEQYRPIPGTEQAYSCDTLVLSVGLIPENELSLGAGVVLDSMTKGAVVDEHYQTSCAGIFASGNVLQVHDLVDFVSTEAERMAHSIQAYLRSSSFGMAGIEIAVDVSVAYAVPQKITGKKDFTLTLRPRKPGRGCTVLVKQGNETIASKKFAKVLPAEMIQLSISAERINPEKNLEITII from the coding sequence ATGGAGAATAAGGATGTCATTATCATCGGTGGAGGGCCTGCCGGACTCGCTGCCGCCGTCCAGCTTTACGAGCTTGGGATTACCAATATCCTGATCCTTGAGAGGGAGAAGCACTTGGGAGGTATCCTGCGGCAATGCATCCATGATGGATTCGGCCTTCAGCGGTTTGGAGAATCATTGAGTGGCCCTGAATATGCCCAGCGTTTCATTGACGAGGTAAGGGAGTTGAGTATTCCCTATATGACTGAGGTGACGGTAACCGAAGTGACTGCTGGAAGGGTCGTGACCGCTGTATCGAGAAGCGGAGTGCTGGAATTCCAGGCCAAAGCGGTAGCCTTGACCATGGGTTGCAGGGAACGGACCCGTGGTGCGATCAGTATTCCAGGGACCAGACCCGCAGGAGTATACACTGCAGGGGTTGTACAATCCTATATGAATCTAGCGAACATCATGCCGGGAAAAGAGGTGGTGATTTTAGGCTCCGGTGACATCGGTCTGATCATGGCCCGTAGGTTGACCCTTGAAGGGGCACATGTAAAAGCTGTTCTTGAGGTCCAGCCCTATGCAAGTGGTCTGCCACGTAATATCGAGCAGTGTCTCAATGATTATGGAATTCCTCTTCTCTTGAGCCATACGGTGGTTGATATCAAAGGACATGCCCGCCTTGAAGGCGTAACCGTAGCACAGGTTGATGAACAATATCGACCGATTCCGGGAACAGAACAAGCCTACAGTTGTGATACGCTTGTCCTCTCTGTAGGCCTCATCCCTGAGAATGAGCTTTCCCTTGGCGCCGGTGTTGTGCTTGATTCAATGACAAAAGGAGCTGTCGTGGATGAACATTACCAGACAAGTTGTGCTGGTATTTTCGCCTCTGGCAACGTCCTGCAGGTCCACGATCTCGTGGATTTCGTCTCCACCGAGGCTGAACGCATGGCCCATTCCATACAAGCATATCTCCGCTCTTCCTCATTTGGGATGGCAGGAATTGAGATTGCTGTCGATGTCTCTGTAGCCTATGCAGTTCCGCAGAAAATTACAGGGAAGAAGGATTTTACGCTCACCCTGAGGCCGAGGAAGCCGGGTCGTGGTTGTACAGTCCTCGTGAAACAGGGAAATGAGACCATTGCCAGCAAGAAGTTCGCCAAAGTCCTGCCTGCTGAGATGATCCAGCTTTCCATCTCTGCAGAAAGGATTAATCCAGAGAAAAACTTGGAGATAACCATTATATGA
- a CDS encoding NAD(P)/FAD-dependent oxidoreductase encodes MRENTYDILIIGGGVIGSSVARELSRYRLRIGVLEKELDVACGNSCRNTGMLHAGFTYKPGSLKAECAVEGNREFDQVAKELDIPFKRTGKVVVGFTDEDRQNILKFKRIGELNGVRGLEMIDKARLNQIDGSAGGEFALYSPDSGILNPMLYTIALAENAHQNGVDFFFDSEVKAIKRQGEYFQVTAGDSVFSSRWIVNCAGMHCVTISEMLGLHGHQVRGFKGEYYVLDKKAKEFMNIPVYPAPNAKGGFSTHATPTVDGNILVGPDSYITESPDDYACTRDHMQGLVKDGSAIFKHMKAEYFIRNFAGTRWKRIDPETGEVLDFLIETSDDHPGVVNLIGIESPGLTCALPIARRVVARIQEKEVLDVNNGFNPYRKGIVRFAEQSKERQKELIATDPDYGEIVCRCETVTRAEIVQAINNPLGAVTLTGIKNRTRACMGRCQGGYCETRITALIQEQCKVREDEVMYQHKGSGMFIGKVREVLDGE; translated from the coding sequence ATGAGGGAAAATACTTACGACATCCTTATCATAGGGGGTGGAGTCATCGGATCATCTGTTGCGAGGGAACTTTCCAGGTACCGTCTTAGGATCGGTGTCCTTGAGAAAGAGCTCGATGTGGCGTGCGGCAATTCTTGCAGGAATACCGGTATGCTTCATGCGGGTTTCACGTACAAGCCTGGTTCCCTGAAAGCTGAGTGCGCGGTGGAAGGGAATCGTGAGTTTGACCAGGTGGCAAAGGAGCTGGATATTCCCTTCAAGCGAACCGGAAAAGTGGTTGTAGGTTTTACTGATGAGGACAGGCAAAATATCCTCAAGTTCAAGAGAATCGGTGAGTTGAATGGGGTGCGAGGCCTTGAGATGATCGACAAGGCAAGACTGAACCAGATTGATGGTAGTGCCGGGGGAGAGTTTGCCCTGTATAGCCCCGATTCTGGAATTCTTAATCCGATGTTGTACACTATAGCCCTTGCAGAGAATGCCCATCAGAATGGTGTGGACTTTTTCTTTGACAGTGAAGTCAAGGCAATCAAAAGGCAGGGGGAGTACTTTCAGGTCACAGCTGGTGATTCGGTTTTCTCCAGCCGTTGGATTGTGAACTGCGCCGGGATGCATTGTGTAACCATATCGGAGATGCTGGGCTTGCATGGTCACCAGGTTAGGGGCTTCAAGGGAGAGTATTATGTGCTGGACAAGAAAGCCAAGGAGTTCATGAATATCCCCGTTTATCCAGCACCCAATGCAAAAGGGGGCTTCTCCACCCATGCAACACCTACTGTCGACGGAAATATCTTGGTAGGTCCTGATTCCTATATCACCGAGAGTCCTGACGATTATGCTTGCACTCGCGATCATATGCAGGGTCTCGTAAAAGACGGGTCGGCTATATTCAAGCATATGAAGGCTGAGTATTTCATCAGGAATTTTGCCGGTACCCGTTGGAAACGGATAGACCCTGAGACAGGTGAGGTCCTGGACTTCCTTATTGAGACCAGTGATGACCATCCGGGGGTGGTGAACCTGATCGGAATCGAGTCTCCAGGACTTACCTGTGCCCTGCCAATCGCCCGCCGGGTGGTGGCAAGGATTCAGGAGAAAGAAGTTCTGGATGTAAACAATGGTTTCAATCCATACCGAAAGGGAATTGTACGTTTTGCAGAACAGTCGAAAGAACGGCAGAAAGAACTTATAGCCACTGATCCTGACTATGGGGAGATAGTCTGTCGCTGTGAAACTGTTACACGGGCTGAGATTGTCCAGGCGATCAACAATCCTCTTGGAGCGGTGACATTGACGGGCATCAAGAACCGAACCCGTGCCTGCATGGGTAGATGCCAAGGGGGGTACTGTGAAACACGAATCACTGCACTTATCCAGGAGCAGTGCAAAGTGAGGGAAGATGAGGTGATGTACCAACATAAGGGCTCTGGTATGTTCATCGGCAAGGTAAGGGAGGTCCTGGATGGAGAATAA
- a CDS encoding FadR/GntR family transcriptional regulator — protein sequence METTIRTKKTLAEQTADRLAETIMNAEFKTGQQLPSEFQLAEKLDVGRGTIREAIKILISRHVVEIKRGTGTFVAERPGQVEDPLGLAYIKDKKKLSMDLYEMRLMIEPQIASLAAKRVTKEGMIKIEESLLAIEANIAAGLPWTDEDIAFHETIAQASGNQLASTLIPIIHSAVKIFAYLYGKPLTETTIATHREIMDAIRAKDSERAEIAMRKHLQRNRVYAEHLRETAGDNA from the coding sequence ATGGAAACAACTATCCGTACCAAGAAAACCCTGGCGGAGCAGACTGCTGATCGATTGGCAGAAACCATCATGAATGCCGAGTTCAAGACAGGGCAGCAGCTACCCAGTGAATTTCAGCTCGCTGAAAAACTGGATGTCGGTAGGGGTACCATTAGGGAAGCGATCAAGATCCTGATATCCAGGCATGTTGTTGAGATTAAGCGGGGGACCGGTACGTTTGTAGCTGAAAGGCCGGGTCAGGTCGAGGACCCGCTTGGTCTGGCTTATATCAAGGACAAGAAGAAACTATCGATGGACCTGTATGAGATGCGCCTCATGATAGAACCCCAGATTGCTTCTCTTGCTGCCAAACGTGTAACCAAGGAAGGGATGATAAAGATTGAGGAATCCTTGTTGGCGATAGAGGCAAATATTGCAGCAGGGTTGCCATGGACAGATGAAGATATCGCTTTCCATGAAACGATAGCACAGGCATCAGGCAATCAATTGGCATCAACGCTTATTCCGATCATCCATTCTGCTGTAAAGATCTTCGCTTACTTGTATGGAAAACCTCTCACCGAGACAACCATTGCAACACACCGGGAAATCATGGACGCCATCAGGGCCAAGGATTCCGAACGTGCGGAGATTGCCATGAGGAAGCATCTACAAAGAAATAGAGTCTATGCTGAACACCTTAGAGAGACTGCAGGAGACAATGCATGA
- a CDS encoding SIMPL domain-containing protein (The SIMPL domain is named for its presence in mouse protein SIMPL (signalling molecule that associates with mouse pelle-like kinase). Bacterial member BP26, from Brucella, was shown to assemble into a channel-like structure, while YggE from E. coli has been associated with resistance to oxidative stress.) → MKRIRLVLPVLALAMVILFSSCMTGKDLVRTIEVNGTAKVTVTPDIATFSIQVSELGKTTEEAQRLANAKLAQLLSVLDEYGIAEADIKTTSLNLRPSYRWDEGEQILEGQVASQSLSVKVRDLKALGPIIDQMGKVSGIYLNSVQLDKEDKSEALKQARLEAIGNAKAKAELYAESSAMQVGSPITISEYSVASNPYNTRMKMEAASAIAYDMATEIPAGSMEVSSTVSIVYEMY, encoded by the coding sequence ATGAAACGAATACGTCTTGTGTTGCCTGTATTGGCGCTCGCCATGGTCATTTTATTCTCATCCTGTATGACGGGAAAGGATTTGGTGCGGACAATCGAGGTGAATGGAACGGCAAAGGTCACCGTCACCCCTGATATTGCTACGTTCTCCATTCAGGTCAGTGAACTGGGGAAGACCACTGAGGAAGCCCAGAGGCTTGCGAATGCAAAGTTGGCACAACTCCTCTCTGTGCTTGATGAGTATGGGATTGCTGAGGCTGATATCAAGACCACCTCGCTAAACCTAAGACCTAGTTACCGATGGGATGAAGGCGAGCAGATCCTGGAAGGGCAGGTTGCAAGCCAGAGTCTTTCAGTGAAGGTACGTGACCTGAAGGCCCTTGGTCCCATTATTGACCAGATGGGAAAGGTCAGCGGTATCTATCTCAACTCTGTACAGCTTGATAAGGAGGACAAGAGTGAAGCACTAAAGCAGGCTCGATTGGAAGCAATCGGGAATGCAAAGGCAAAAGCAGAGCTCTATGCAGAAAGTTCAGCTATGCAGGTTGGATCCCCCATTACCATCAGTGAATACTCCGTTGCTTCCAATCCATACAATACAAGGATGAAGATGGAAGCAGCCTCTGCTATTGCTTATGACATGGCTACCGAGATTCCTGCAGGGTCCATGGAAGTCTCTTCCACGGTTTCGATTGTATATGAGATGTACTGA
- a CDS encoding NUDIX hydrolase — protein sequence MFDPFSQEGGSKETKHLIWKSGQRQRVFKGPIFDICTVHRTSTDGRSSSFIEVDAPNWVTIIPWYRDEHGVPMMIMEEQFRHGSNTVTREFPAGVVEEGEDPLDAALRELREETGLAGGKITALGNVSPNSAFMNNRSYFYLVEGAEHVTGQELDPNEQLDVFSVPVSQVVADMGTGIYDNGIMMIALGFFLREAQKRPELVTTLEKE from the coding sequence ATGTTTGATCCGTTTTCGCAAGAAGGGGGGAGCAAGGAGACGAAGCATCTCATTTGGAAGTCCGGGCAGCGTCAGCGGGTCTTCAAGGGGCCCATCTTTGATATTTGTACCGTTCATCGTACCAGTACTGATGGTCGGAGTTCATCCTTTATAGAGGTGGATGCCCCCAACTGGGTAACGATAATCCCTTGGTACCGTGACGAGCATGGTGTTCCCATGATGATCATGGAAGAGCAGTTCCGTCATGGGTCGAATACCGTTACCCGGGAATTTCCTGCCGGTGTGGTGGAAGAGGGTGAAGATCCCCTCGATGCAGCCCTCAGGGAATTGCGGGAGGAGACCGGTCTTGCCGGTGGCAAGATTACTGCCTTGGGAAATGTAAGCCCCAACTCTGCGTTCATGAACAACCGATCCTATTTCTATCTCGTCGAGGGTGCTGAGCATGTCACCGGACAGGAGCTTGATCCGAACGAACAGCTGGACGTGTTCTCTGTGCCGGTATCCCAGGTGGTTGCGGATATGGGCACCGGCATCTATGATAATGGTATTATGATGATTGCCCTGGGTTTCTTTCTTCGGGAGGCACAAAAGCGTCCTGAGTTGGTGACCACATTGGAGAAGGAGTAA
- a CDS encoding Mrp/NBP35 family ATP-binding protein translates to MAEGMDFEQKIAEDKAIRENMDKIGRKILVMSGKGGVGKTTVTVNLANALVDSGCTVGILDTDLHGPNVAKMLGCEDKILTTENGGETFYPVEARPGLKVMSLAFAIDPDSPIVWRGPMKIAAIRQFLAQANWGELDYLLIDSPPGTGDEQLTVCQTIPELTGTVIVTTPQEVAILDARRSVSFSRKMGVAILGVVENMSGLICPGCNTEIPIFGIGGGKKMCEQMGVPFLGRVPLEVPLMEAEDAGKSYLSMQPTSPSSAALKAIAEMINSGTAVSSHRSTDFAGTASCAPSACSSCSSNCPSRKGE, encoded by the coding sequence ATGGCTGAAGGAATGGATTTTGAGCAGAAAATTGCCGAGGACAAGGCAATTAGGGAAAATATGGATAAGATCGGGAGAAAAATCCTGGTCATGAGTGGAAAAGGTGGGGTGGGGAAGACCACCGTTACCGTAAATCTGGCAAATGCACTGGTTGACAGCGGATGTACTGTCGGCATTCTTGATACTGACCTGCATGGACCGAATGTGGCAAAAATGCTCGGTTGTGAAGATAAGATTCTCACCACCGAGAACGGTGGAGAGACGTTCTATCCAGTTGAAGCCCGACCAGGGTTGAAGGTAATGAGCCTTGCCTTCGCAATAGACCCCGATAGTCCCATTGTATGGCGTGGACCCATGAAAATTGCAGCCATCAGACAGTTCCTTGCCCAAGCCAATTGGGGAGAGTTGGACTATTTGCTCATCGATTCCCCTCCAGGTACCGGTGATGAGCAGCTCACTGTTTGTCAGACGATTCCAGAACTGACCGGGACGGTCATTGTAACCACTCCTCAGGAGGTTGCAATCCTTGACGCACGAAGAAGTGTGAGCTTCTCGAGGAAGATGGGTGTGGCAATCCTGGGCGTCGTGGAAAATATGAGTGGTCTTATTTGTCCAGGCTGCAATACAGAGATCCCCATCTTCGGAATCGGCGGGGGGAAGAAGATGTGTGAACAGATGGGTGTTCCCTTCCTGGGACGTGTCCCTCTGGAAGTACCACTCATGGAGGCTGAGGATGCCGGCAAGAGCTATTTGAGCATGCAACCTACCAGTCCTTCCTCTGCTGCATTGAAGGCAATTGCAGAGATGATCAACAGCGGCACTGCTGTCTCGTCCCATCGATCGACCGATTTTGCTGGAACTGCTTCCTGTGCACCTTCTGCTTGTTCCTCATGCAGCAGTAACTGTCCATCCAGGAAAGGAGAATAA